The window TGCCCCGCCACGGCCGCGCAGGCCCGAGGCTTTCATCTCGGTGACGATCCAGTCGCGGCCCTTGTCGAGGATGGCCTTGGTGCCGTCCCAGCTGCCGCGACGGCGCGCGCCTTCGAGGCCCCAGTCCTCGAGGCCGTAGAGATTGCGGAAGATGCGGTCCTGGTCGTCGAGCATGGCTTCCTCGATCAGCGATTGGCTTGCTTGTAGGCGAGGATCGCGGCGCATCCGCCGAATACCACCGCCCACAGCAGGCTTGATTCAAGCGTGGCGTTCAAAAAGAAACGCTGCAGCAGGAAAATGAAAGTCGCAGCCGCAGCCACGTGCAGCAGGATGTAGCGCCAGTGCTTCATTGCCGCTCCATTCTGCGAAATAGCTTTTACAGACGCGCCGTTGCTCGTCATTTCTTGCCCTTCCGGGTCGCATCGTCAGCGGGCGGCTTCGGCGCCGGGCTCTCGCGTTCGCTGGCGGCCTTGGTCGGCTTCTTGGCGTCCGCGTCGGCGAGCACGGGCTCTTTGACTTCTTCCGGCGGCGCTTTCGCATGGGTCATCGCGCCGCCATCCTTCAGCGTCCGCGGACCACCCTCGGGTGCGGCGAACTGGCGGCCGATTTGCGAGCCCGGCTTCGGCGGCGTACCGGCAGCGAAGCCGTCGATCAGCTTGTTGAAGCTCTCCTTGGTGAGGTCCTCGTAGGTGTCGCTCCAGATCATCGCCATCGGGGCGTTGACGCAGGCGCCGAGGCACTCGACCTCTTCCCAGCTGAAGTCCCCGTCATCCGACAGATGGAACGGATCGTGGTGGATGCGGTGCTGGCAGACGTCGATGATGTCGCCGGCGCCGCGCAGCATGCAGGGCGTGGTGCCGCAAACCTGGATGTGGGCCTTCTTGCCGACCGGCTGCAGCTGGAACATCGTGTAGAAGGTCGCGACTTCGAGCACGCGGATATAGGGCATCTGCAGCATGTCGGCGACGACGCGCAATGAGGCTTCCGGGACCCAGCCGGCGTGTTGTTCCTGCGCCCGCCACAGGATCGCGATCACCGCGGAGGCCTGCCGGCCCGGCGGATATTTTTCGATCTGCTGCTTCGCCCAGGCCAGATTCTCCGGCGTGAAGCTGAAGGTCGCGGGCTGCAGTTCTTTCGGTGCCAGGCGGCGGACGGACATTGTCTAGTCTCTCATCGAGCGCGGCGCGCAGCGCTCGCATTCAGGCTGTTGATACGGTTGAGCCAGAACGCGCTTGCGGTGCCGAACACGTTGTAGCCGACGTGGGTGGACACCTTGATGCGATCCAGGATCGATAGTTCGGTCACGGTCTCGAAACGGTTGCTGACGGGATCGTGCACGATCAGCTGCAGCGGCGTGTGGTCGAGGATATAGCGCGACACCGTGTGGGCACGGTCATTGCCGTGCTCTTCGCACATGATCACCGAGTCGGCTTGCAGCAATCGCGTGCCGCCCTTGATGGCTTCGATCTCGACGCCTTCAACATCGAGCTTGATCAGGAATTTTCCGGTCGGCGAGACCTTGCCCTCATCGAGCAGATCGTCGAGCGCCAGCACCGGGACCTCTTCACCGCCGGCACTGGCATCGCCGGCGATGCTGAACGCCTCATGCTTGGTGCCGGACAGTTTTGCGGTGCCGCGGGCTGCGCCGATCGCGCATTTCATCGGCTCGAACCGGCCGCCATTGATCTTCGCGTTGTTGGCCAGCTTGGCGAAATTCAGCGCCGAGGGCTCGATCGCGATCGCCCTATGCGAACCGAACGGCGCACTCGACACCAGCACCGACCAATAGCCGTAGTTGGCACCGCAATCGAGCAGCGTGTAATCGACGTCGACCGAATCCCGGAACAGCAGCTCCAGCTCATCCTCATACGAAAACGTCTGGTTGAGCAGCTTGCTCCAGTAGCCGTCGCCGTAGGGAAATGCGAACAGCGCGTCCGGATTGAGCTTCACCACGATGTCGCGTTCGGGCAG is drawn from Nitrobacteraceae bacterium AZCC 2146 and contains these coding sequences:
- a CDS encoding hypothetical protein (product_source=Hypo-rule applied; superfamily=103473; transmembrane_helix_parts=Inside_1_20,TMhelix_21_43,Outside_44_48,TMhelix_49_66,Inside_67_71), yielding MTSNGASVKAISQNGAAMKHWRYILLHVAAAATFIFLLQRFFLNATLESSLLWAVVFGGCAAILAYKQANR
- a CDS encoding NADH-quinone oxidoreductase subunit E (product_source=KO:K00334; cath_funfam=3.40.30.10; cog=COG1905; ko=KO:K00334; pfam=PF01257; superfamily=52833; tigrfam=TIGR01958) — its product is MSVRRLAPKELQPATFSFTPENLAWAKQQIEKYPPGRQASAVIAILWRAQEQHAGWVPEASLRVVADMLQMPYIRVLEVATFYTMFQLQPVGKKAHIQVCGTTPCMLRGAGDIIDVCQHRIHHDPFHLSDDGDFSWEEVECLGACVNAPMAMIWSDTYEDLTKESFNKLIDGFAAGTPPKPGSQIGRQFAAPEGGPRTLKDGGAMTHAKAPPEEVKEPVLADADAKKPTKAASERESPAPKPPADDATRKGKK
- a CDS encoding hypothetical protein (product_source=Hypo-rule applied), with the translated sequence MAQPRDQAAFDQQMRIVPHDLAILAGAWLGLVGIDDEVAWPAVGRILRHERPFHAGRETCPATAAQARGFHLGDDPVAALVEDGLGAVPAAATARAFEAPVLEAVEIAEDAVLVVEHGFLDQRLACL
- a CDS encoding FkbM family methyltransferase (product_source=TIGR01444; cath_funfam=3.40.50.150; pfam=PF05050; superfamily=53335; tigrfam=TIGR01444), with product MISAQPPIQFDRASGVLQGVNPWERAIALALVAGCKLSSSFSHRGYNMCANLLRKTLPERDIVVKLNPDALFAFPYGDGYWSKLLNQTFSYEDELELLFRDSVDVDYTLLDCGANYGYWSVLVSSAPFGSHRAIAIEPSALNFAKLANNAKINGGRFEPMKCAIGAARGTAKLSGTKHEAFSIAGDASAGGEEVPVLALDDLLDEGKVSPTGKFLIKLDVEGVEIEAIKGGTRLLQADSVIMCEEHGNDRAHTVSRYILDHTPLQLIVHDPVSNRFETVTELSILDRIKVSTHVGYNVFGTASAFWLNRINSLNASAARRAR